The Parabacteroides timonensis sequence TCCTCGTAAGTAATAAAGATAGACGGATACGAAGTTTACGATCACCCAGAATATCCAGTGCTCGATGATGCGACGGGCCAACATCCAGGTGGCAACGATGCCGACCGAAGTGGTGAAGGCATCACCTACCGGAATAGGGGAGTCGGTGAAGTTGTGGAGCACGTAATAGAGCAACCCGTAGATGGCAAAGATTGCCAGGATGATCCCGCCGAACGAAGGCCAGGTGATACGGCAGTACAGGATTGTTTCGGAGGCCGGTTTTTCTTCGAGAGTAGTCTTGTCGGTTTGGGCCCATTTCCAGAATCCGTAGATGCTGATCGCTACATAATAGATATTTAATCCCATATCGGCATATATCTTTGAAAAGAAAAATACAAAAACATAAACCAGGGAGGTAAGGAAGCCTACCACCCACATTGCTTTGTGTTGCCTGATTTCAAGCAACAGGTAAAGCAATCCCGTTACTACTCCGAAATATTCCA is a genomic window containing:
- the pnuC gene encoding nicotinamide riboside transporter PnuC; translation: MEQVLEYFGVVTGLLYLLLEIRQHKAMWVVGFLTSLVYVFVFFFSKIYADMGLNIYYVAISIYGFWKWAQTDKTTLEEKPASETILYCRITWPSFGGIILAIFAIYGLLYYVLHNFTDSPIPVGDAFTTSVGIVATWMLARRIIEHWIFWVIVNFVSVYLYYLRGLYPTMFLYICYAILAIAGYYTWKKKGINTNDNTL